The following coding sequences are from one Triticum dicoccoides isolate Atlit2015 ecotype Zavitan chromosome 4A, WEW_v2.0, whole genome shotgun sequence window:
- the LOC119285016 gene encoding inositol-tetrakisphosphate 1-kinase 2-like, giving the protein MRLHGDVSDDEEEGAVMDPALLSPSSPPAGAAAAAASRLVVGYALTKKKVKSFLQPKLLLLARKKGISFISIDETHPLSEQGPFDIILHKKTSKEWQRFLEDYHEVHPEVTVLDPPNAIEHLNNRQSMLEEVADLNLSSFYEEVCTPRQLVIMKDPSSIPTAVAMAGLTLPLVAKPLVVDGTSKSHELSLAYDEASLPMLDPPLVLQEFVNHGGILFKVYIIGEAIQVVRRFSLPDVNTYDLLNNVGIYRLPRVSCAAASADHADLDPRIAELPPRPLLEKLGRELRGRLGLRLFNIDMIRELGANDRYYIIDINYFPGYGKMPGYEHIFTDFLQSLGQNKYQRCLSGG; this is encoded by the exons GTCGGATGATGAAGAGGAGGGTGCGGTGATGGATCCGGCACTGCTGTCTCCGTCATCGCCGCccgccggtgcggcggcggcggctgcgtcgaGGCTGGTGGTGGGCTACGCCCTCACGAAGAAGAAGGTTAAGAGCTTCCTCCagcccaagctgctcctgctggcgag GAAGAAAGGAATTAGTTTCATATCAATTGATGAGACTCATCCTCTCTCAGAACAAGGCCCATTTGATATCATCTTGCACAAG AAAACTAGCAAGGAGTGGCAGCGGTTTCTGGAG GATTATCATGAAGTGCATCCAGAAGTCACTGTCCTCGACCCACCCAATGCCATTGAGCATCTGAACAATCGACAATCGATGCTTGAAGAAGTAGCAGATTTGAACCTGTCCAGTTTCTATG AAGAAGTTTGCACTCCACGCCAACTGGTCATTATGAAAGATCCGTCCTCTAtaccaactgcagttgccatggctgGGCTAACCTTGCCATTGG TTGCCAAGCCATTGGTTGTTGATGGAACATCTAAATCTCATGAGCTATCTCTGGCATACGATGAGGCGTCCTTGCCAATGCTTGATCCTCCTCTGGTACTCCAGGAATTTGTGAATCATG GTGGGATCCTCTTTAAGGTGTACATCATTGGTGAAGCTATACAGGTTGTCCGCAGGTTTTCTCTTCCTGATGTTAATACCTATGACTTACTAAACAATGTTGGCATCTATCGACTTCCAAGAGTTTCATGCGCTGCAGCAAGTGCAGATCATGCAGACCTTGATCCTCGTATTGCAG AGCTTCCTCCGAGACCACTTCTAGAGAAACTAGGCAGGGAGCTTCGTGGTCGTCTG GGTCTAAGATTGTTCAACATAGATATGATTAGAGAGCTTGGAGCAAATGACCGGTACTATATAATTGATATCAACTACTTCCCAG GATATGGGAAAATGCCTGGCTATGAGCACATATTCACCGATTTCTTGCAAAGTCTTGGGCAAAACAAATACCAAAGGTGCTTGAGCGGAGGCTGA